One part of the Sorangiineae bacterium MSr11954 genome encodes these proteins:
- a CDS encoding SUKH-3 domain-containing protein → MIDDTLVRETLMRAGWVPGRRDEARANEWAHQLDSPGGLQIFDAARAALAEFGGLKVDVVGPGIDFAKTSFELDPLLAIGEEDRFEDAASQLARRVYPLGDVGGGHAFLAIDDRGAVYFINESGPTLLGHTIENALAALIQGRNKV, encoded by the coding sequence ATGATTGACGATACCTTGGTTCGAGAAACATTGATGCGCGCAGGTTGGGTGCCCGGCCGGCGCGACGAGGCGCGCGCGAACGAATGGGCGCACCAATTGGACTCGCCCGGCGGTCTCCAGATCTTCGATGCCGCTCGCGCGGCCCTCGCGGAGTTCGGCGGCCTGAAGGTCGACGTGGTGGGCCCTGGTATCGATTTCGCGAAAACATCGTTCGAGCTCGATCCTCTTCTGGCGATCGGTGAAGAAGATCGTTTCGAAGATGCGGCTTCCCAGCTCGCGCGAAGAGTGTACCCGCTCGGCGACGTAGGCGGCGGCCATGCTTTTCTCGCCATCGACGATCGAGGCGCGGTTTACTTCATCAACGAGTCGGGTCCCACCCTACTTGGTCACACCATCGAGAATGCTCTGGCGGCGCTCATCCAAGGACGAAACAAGGTTTGA